ATAAAGAATGGAGTATATATGCCAAAGCTGATTTATTTGGGGCACGCCTGCTTTACCTTAGAAGATGAAAAACACAAGATAATTTTTGACCCGTTTCTTTCCGGGAATCCTTTGGCTAAAAGTAGGCCGGAGGATATTAAGGTCGAGGCTGTGCTTGTATCTCACGGGCATGGAGATCATTTAGG
The genomic region above belongs to Candidatus Zixiibacteriota bacterium and contains:
- a CDS encoding MBL fold metallo-hydrolase; translated protein: MPKLIYLGHACFTLEDEKHKIIFDPFLSGNPLAKSRPEDIKVEAVLVSHGHGDHLG